The Candidatus Eremiobacterota bacterium genome segment AATACTACGTCGCCGGCGTCTCCGGCTCGGTCAAGGAGTAGCCCGCCGCCAGGCGCGCATTTCCTTTCGTACCTCGGCAGCGGCCGCGGCGATCACCTCGGGCGCGCGCTGGATCGCCTTCAGCAACACGCGGGCCGGCATGTCCGGCATCGCGCGATGCTGTTCCCACTGTTGAACGGTCCGTTGGCTCAAATGGAAGCGCTCGGCGAACTCCGCTTGCGAAAGCCGCAATCGCTCGCGGATCGCGCGCACGTCGGGTATCGGTATGTCGTAGACATTGCCGTCGATGTGCGCGCGAAACCGCTTGTAACGCCCCGTCAATCCTAGGCGCTTCTTCTCCTCGGCAGCTTCCGCGTTGATCTGTGCACGGGACCCCTTTCCAAAGCGCGACCAATCAATGTGAGGATCTCGATCATTCTCAGCCGGCATAGGTCACCATGAAGTCGGCGATGTCGTCGTCGTCAGCCTTGAAGGCGCTGACGATGCGCTTCCGCCCTTCGCGCTCGACGTAAACGGCGCTGACGAAGACCGTCTCCACCAAGCCCGTCGCGATGAAATGATCTTCGCCGTCGGAATGAGCCTCGTCCCAGCGCTCGACGTACCGGTTCGACTCGAAGATCCGCTTGGCGGCGTGGAAATCGAAGCCGCTCCTTGCGAGCCGGTCGGCGCTTTTGTCCTGGTCCCATTCGAACGCCTCGTCGCGGTATTCGGCCAATCCACAGTTCCA includes the following:
- a CDS encoding helix-turn-helix domain-containing protein; this translates as MPAENDRDPHIDWSRFGKGSRAQINAEAAEEKKRLGLTGRYKRFRAHIDGNVYDIPIPDVRAIRERLRLSQAEFAERFHLSQRTVQQWEQHRAMPDMPARVLLKAIQRAPEVIAAAAAEVRKEMRAWRRATP
- a CDS encoding BrnT family toxin; the encoded protein is MAEYRDEAFEWDQDKSADRLARSGFDFHAAKRIFESNRYVERWDEAHSDGEDHFIATGLVETVFVSAVYVEREGRKRIVSAFKADDDDIADFMVTYAG